In the genome of Lusitaniella coriacea LEGE 07157, the window GCGAGAACAACGTCTGCCGATTAACTTATGACCTCAGCAAACCCAAAAATATAACAAGCTCAGAGTCTTCTAAATTGCCTATCTAGCGGTTTTTCAATTTATGGATCGATTCTTTCTCCGCGTCTCCACGTCCCCGCGCCAACCTCAACGCACAAAATCGAGGTTGACAGACCACTAGCACTCTTTATCAAAACCGACCTCTCCCTAATTCACAGTTTAAATGGGTAAACAGGTTACTGGGAAGCGCGATCGCGCTATAACTTTGACCATTCGTCAGGAAGCATATTGGCGATTAGCTCGAAATTCCCACTCCCATCGGGTTTCAAAACATAAGCCATCCCTTGAGGATCTGGATAAATGCCCGTGGCAGATTCAAAAATGTCATCGTGACCCACAATCACAGTATTTTCGCCACTTTCAGGTTGTTCTATCAACAACGGTGTAACATTCTCCTTCATTTGTGCCACTTGCTCGTCGGTATAGTCTTCAAAGGGAAGAAAATTAAGATCGGAATTCTTTTCATATTGATCGAAAGCCAGATCTGCTGTTTGCCAAGCGCGACAATATTCACTGGAAATAACTTTGCCAACAGGAATTTCTTTTCCTTGGAAAGCCTCACCAATTGTTTTAGCTTGTTGCCACCCAATTTCACTAAGAACGCGCTGAGTGGAGCAGTTATTAACATCCGCCTTGACTTGATCTGCATAATCTCGCTCAGTTTGAGCGTGTCGAAAATAAATGACGTGTCCGCCTTGTTGCAAAGCACTCAAGAGTTCTTCCCCCGCCAACTTATCTTTAAAGTCTGCATTTGCTTGTTCTCCCTCGCTGTATTCTTCTCCTTCTCCCCCTTCTCCTCCTTCAGCCGATATCTCCTCTGCATTTGCGGGACTTACCTCATCCGTTGCAACTTCGTTATTACAAGCTCCTAAACCAACAACTATTCCCACTGTTAGGAACAATTCAATAATCTTTGACTTTTTACTCATGGGTTCTTAGACTAAACTCAACAACATTGAGTTCTAGTATACTTATTGTTGACACTAATTATCAATAATGAGTTGCCATGTATTTAAATTGTGACTTGGGGTGACGCGGAGATATGTTTAATTTTGACTGATTGCTCATATATTCATAATTCATAATTCATCACTCCCATAAGCGCCCAGTACCAAATTTGAAAGTGTTTTAGCTTATATGGAAAAAACAGAGAAGCAAAAGAGTTCTGTCCGACAACGTGCAAATGAAATAAAAGAGTACAGGTGTAAAAATTTAATCGCTGTGATTGAAGAGCCACGCGATATCAAGAACATTGGCACCATAATCAGGAACGTAAATGCTTTAGGAGTAGAAAAGGCTTATATTGTAGACCCAAGGAAAGCCTTACCTGACGATTGGCAAGAAATGCGAGAGAAGAAATCGCTCTCAAAAACCTCTGTATCCGCAATCAAATGGAGTTTCGTCAAAAGATTTGATAGCACCGAAGCGTGCATTGAACATCTAGAACGAAACAATTTTGTGTCTATCGTCACATCCCCACACATAAAGGGAAGAAATAACGTCGTGCTAGATGAGGCTGACTACACCATCTACACTAAGTTGGCTGTATGGTTCGGCAATGAGGCTAGAGGCGTAAGCGACCTGGCAGTAGAACACAGCGAAATGTGCGTGAGTATTCCAATGTTTGGCATGATCGAGAGTCTTAATCTGGGTACCACATCAGGAATAGTCTTATACGAAGTTACCAAGCAGCGCCGTGAATATCAGCGTAAATATCGGTGGAGAAACAATCGAGGCTTGAAGATTGATGCCTAACGATTACAAACACATTGACTCATTTACAACCACTTAGGTTCTGAATCTTAGGCATATTGACACCCTACTCACATATCCGCGATCGATTAAAACCCATGCCTAAACCCCCAATTATTCAGCCCGACCAATCCTATACCTTTGCAGATTACTTTAAACTGAACTTTGCCCCCCAAGACATTTTGGCCTATTTTAAAGTTTCGCTGCACCGTAAATCCCTCAAATTGAAGCAATACACTGGCCCTATCGATCGCCTCAATGACCTTCAAAACCGTATCGAAGAAAGCCTACCTTACCTTAGCCTAAATAGCGAGATGGCAAGACGGGAGTTTCTGATTGCCCCAGTCTTAACTGATATTTTGCACTACACCAAAGCCACCCTTAATGTTGAGTATCCCGTTATGGTCAGTAATCAACTTAAAGGTTCCTTAGACTACTTGCTCCAAAATGAACAAACTTTCCTTGTTATCGAAGCCAAAAACGAAAATCTAGAACGAGGTTTTCTCCAACTCGCAATCGAATTGATTGCCCTCGATCGGTGGATTGAGTCCGATCAACTCCTCTTAAACGGCGCAGTTTCCACAGGAAATATTTGGCAATTTGGTCAGTTCGATCGCCAATCCCGCCAAGTTACTCAGGATTTAGACCTCTACCGCGTACCCGCCGACCTCGATAGCCTCCTAAGAATTCTGATTGAGGCAATTACTAAACCGCATCTAAACCGCATCTAAACTTCATCCAAGTTGGGAACTGGAGTTTTTTCTATAGGAAAAACTATGGGTTTCAAAAGGGAAGTTGTTGATTTATCGCGAAAGCCACGTCTAACAGCACGTTGGTGCGGACGGGCGAGAGATGTTGGTGATGAAGCAAGAGAACCTAGCCGTTAGAAGGATTCGATCTCATTCCCTCGCTGGACTCACTTTCGCTAAAATGTCTTCCAATTGCGGAATCTCGACAGCCCCCAAAATGACTTCACCATTCATCACCAGAAACGGCGTACCATTTGCCCCTAGTGCTTGCGCCATTTCAATATCTTGGCGAATTGCCTCGCTTGCCGCATTGCTATTGCGATCGCGCTCAAACTGTTCCATATCCAATTTCAAGGATTTTGCCGTAGATTGATACAACGCTTCTCCTAACGTCTCCTGATGCTCGAAGAGGGCATCGTGAAACGCCCAAAACTGCCCTTGCTGTCCGGCTGCCCAAGCGGAAAAGGCTGCGGGTAAAGCTTGGGAATGAATATTAGTTAGGGGTAAATGTTTATAGGTGAGGGTCACCCGATCTTGATGTTTTGCCGCAAATTGCTTCAGGGTTTTGTAGGCTTGAGCGCAATAGGGACATTGAAAATCAGAAAACACAAGCAACACGATATTTTGTGCTGCTGCTCCTTTGGTGGGGGACGTTCCAATAGCGCCTCTAGGGTTCGCCTTCATTTGTTGCAGAAACGCCTGTTGCTGCTGTTGTTGTTCTTCTCGCTGTCGTTGTTGGTATGCCTGAACGGACTCAAGAATTGCTTCGGGATGCTCTTGAATAATTCGTAGGACTTTTGCTTCTAATTGCATGTCGTCAATCCGACTGGCAAAGGCTGGGGGAATGGAAAAAAAACTAATGAGGGTAATGCAAATCCCAACTATCACGAACCGAACAAATCGAGATTTAAACCAAAAGAGTAAATTATTCATAAATTATGCTTGATGTGCATTGTCGCTTGAAAATTTTGGTTTTGGTAGGTTACGGCGAATATAGCGTTTTCGTTTGGGATGTGGAACTGGACGTGACGGCAAAAGGCAGTAGGCAGTAGGCAGAAGTAGAAAGAGATACAGGTGTTATTTGGGGATATAAGAAATCTGTGTTGGGTTTCACGCTTCATTTGAAAACGCTATACAACAATCAATAAGGGAGATATCTATTCAATTGTCGCCTAACCTCCCCTATGCGAGCGTTTTATCTTTCTCTTTTCCCTCTTCCCTTTCCCCGCCAAAGCTTATTGTTTAACGATCGCGCAATTCCGTTTCCAACTTCTCCAAATCTTCCTTAAGAAAAACTGTCATCTGACCATTGAGAGGCATTCCATCCCGGCGGTGAGTCACCTCAAACCAGTAAGCAAAGCGCTTTCCCGTGCGTAACTCGCCGTGCTGTGCGACCCAAGCTGGTCGGTTTTGCCGCCGTGCCAATTCCAAGGTTTCCGGACTGGGATAGCGATAAACCACTCGCGCTTGTTGGTAATCTTGGTAAATATCCACCCCATAGATGGCGCGTAGGGATTCTTCGAGTCTTTGGAGAGGAACTCCGTCAATTTGGTCGTAGATGGCAAATTGTTCGCTGCGGATGAGTCCGGGATTGGTAGGCAAACTAATTCGACCGGGGGGAATTACAGACGCTTCAAACTCAAAGCGACGGGCTGCTGTATCCCTTCGTCGCACGCGCAATCCCTCTCCCGCACCCGGTTGTAAGGTTGCATTGGCATTAATCCACGCAGAGACTGTTTCTGTGCGTTCTCCGGGTAGGGCTTCAACGGAACGAACGCCCCCAACCACCGACGCACTCAAGACTATCGCTAACCATAGTTTTAATTGATTCATTGTTATGACCTCCTGCACCAATCCATCGCACCTTTCCACTACGAGTTAAGGCGTTGGAAGTATAACGCATAATTTTGGATTCGACGAGTTTTCGATCGCGCGCCTCAAACGTAATTTCCGCGATCGCGTCTAAAATAAACAGGATAAACTTGGCAAGATCGAAATTCATGGTTGCCCAATCCCCACAACAACCCAAACCCATTGCACTCACGATTCTCCAACTTCTCCGTTGGGATAAACCCGCAGGACGCTTAATCCTCCTGATTCCCGCCCTCTGGTCTGTGGTCTTAGCCGCAGGAGGCAAACCTCCGATTCCCTTGGTTGGCGTGATTATTCTCGGTACCTTAGCCACCAGCGCTGCCGGATGCGTCATCAATGACTTGTGGGATCGCGATATTGACCCTGAAGTGGAAAGAACGAAAAATCGCCCCCTTGCCTCCCGTACCCTTTCTGTCGCCACAGGGATTATCGTCGCCCTCCTTGCCCTCATCTGTGCGGCAGTTGTGTCCCTTTACCTCAATCCCCTCAGCTTTGGGCTGTGCGTCGCTGCCGTTCCCGTTATCGTTGGCTATCCCCTCGCCAAGCGTGTCTTTCCCGTCCCTCAACTCGTTCTCTCCATCGCCTGGGGATTTGCCGTTCTCATCAGTTGGACGGCGGTTACTGCAACCCTCACTCCGGAAACTTGGTTGCTTTGGGGCGCTGTCGTGCTGTGGACGTTAGGATTTGATACTGTTTATGCAATGTCCGACCGCGAAGATGACCGACGCATCGGTATTAATTCCAGCGCCTTGTTTTTTGGCAATTTTGCCCCCACTGCGGTGGGACTCTTTTTTACGCTGACTGCGGGACTCTTCGCAACTCTCGCGGTTCGGATGCACCTCAGCGCCTACTTTTGGATTTCCTGGGTAATTGCTGTGGGAGGGTGGTTGTGGCAGTCTATTCAATTGCGACGAGAGGACATCCCTCAAACCCTCTACGGTCAAATCTTTCGCCAGAATGTTTGGATTGGGTTTATTCTCCTGGTCGGAACAATTCTCGGAACGTTAATTTAGAATGGATGCTGTCTTTCACCAACAAAACTAATGACCTTAAAACTCTACAAACTCTCTGCTTTGAGTCTGGGCGCGATCGCGTTAAGCATTTCTCCCGTTACACTTGCTCAAGAAACTGCCAGTCCCACTAATCCTTACCCCCCTCAAGCCATTCAAGCTTGGATGAGCGTCTGCGTCCGCGATGACAGTCCGGAAGCTCAAGTTTTTTGCCAATGCACAATTGATAAAATCCAAAATCGCTACACCATCGAACAATTTATTCAACTCGGTCAAAACATTCAATCCGGGCAAAAACCCCCCGAAGAATTCAATCAAATCGTTCAATCCTGCGTGCCACAAGAGCAATAAAAATTCCCTTAATTACGCCTAATGTGAATTAGAGTTGCCGAACCCCCATTTGATTGTATCTATCTCCCCTCTCCCAAATTTGGGAGAGGGGTTGGGGGAGAGGGCGGAACTGAGGTTTCCTCAGATATTGCACAGCCGACCTTAAGGGGTTGGGGGAGATGGCTTTCAAGGCTTCTGGGTAATGGTTAATACGCATCTTTATAGCGGTATGCAGTTTGGTGAAGCACACTAGCATAGCTGTAACACCCTTAACGAAAGGATTTATCTGTATCTCACTCAAGTGAACACCGCTATAAGCAGGGGAGTGTCAACGAGATTCTCAAACAACCGTGAGAAAAATTATTATCGGCGTAATGGGTCCAGGGGACAGCGCGACAACCGCAGACTTAGAAAACGCTTACGCACTCGGTCAACGCATTGCAACAAAAGGCTGGGTATTGCTCACTGGGGGAAGAAGTGCTGGAGTGATGGAAGCCGTCAGTCAAGGCGCAAAAGCCGCAGGTGGTTTAACAATTGGAATTTTACCCAGTGCAGATACAGAAGGAATCTCTGAAGCCGTCGATATTGCCATTCTGAGCGATCTGGGGAATGCTCGTAACAACATCAACGTTCTCTCCAGCCACGTCGTTATTGCCTGTGGAATGGGATTGGGAACCGCCTCAGAAGTTGCCCTCGCCCTGAAAAATAGTAAATCTGTCATCCTCCTAAGCGACGATAAAGAAAGCCAAAATTTCTTCAGAAATCTTGCTCCAAATCAAGTCTATTTCGCAACAAATCCAGAAATAGCGATTCAAGAAGTGGCTCAAATTTTGGATGCTGAAATTTCGGAACTGAACCAAAGATAGATAAAAGTTTTTGCGATTGACTTTAGTCTAAAAGGGCAACGAATAGAGGAGAACACCTTAATGAGTTACGAATTACCGTCCTTACCTTATGCTTACGATGCCCTCGATCCCCACATTTCAAAACAGACGTTAGAATTCCATCACGATAAGCATCATGCCTCATACGTAAAAAAGTATAACGATGCTGTTGAAGGGACGGATATGGCAAGTAAATCAATTGAAGAGGTTATCAAAGCCACTGCTGACAATCCTGACAAAAGCGGAATCTTTAATAATGCCGCACAAGCTTGGAACCACACATTTTATTGGAACAGTATGAAGCCAAAAGGTGGTGGAACGCCAACAGGTGCATTAGCCGATAAAATCAACTCAGACTTCGGTAGCTTTGACAAATTTGTAGAGGCTTTCAAAAAAGCGGGTTCGAGCCAGTTTGGTAGCGGTTGGGCTTGGTTGGTTCTTGATGGCGGAACACTAAAAGTAACCAAAACTTTAAACGCTGGGAACCCCATAACAAGTGGTCAAACTCCCTTACTAACAATGGATGTTTGGGAACACGCTTACTATTTAGACTATCAAAATAAGCGTCCGGACTATATTGATAGTTACATCAATAATCTCGTGAATTGGGATTTTGCAGCTCAGAATTTATCTGCGGCTTAAGGCTTTAAAAAGTTGTGAAACTGCATCTATTCAGAAAAATCGACTGGTGACTCGACCAAAAATTTGTTCTGGTGCGATTGAACCAAAAGTTCGACTGTCCGTACTTTCTTCTGGGTTATCTCCTTTGAGAAAATAATTTCCATTCTCCAGAACAACAGCCACCCGTTTGATTAAACGAACATTGGATTGTAGTGGGTGTTGAGCAACAACAATATCCCCAGGAGAGGGACTTTTTTGGCGATAGGCGTTGAGATTCACGAGGATTTCATCGCCGGGATTGAGGAGGGGGAGCATCGAATTACCGATAACGCGGAATCGTCGCCGCCTCCTCAACAGCCAAAGTAATAGTTCGCGGATATTGCTCTGGTTGAGTTCCTCAGCCATTAAAATCTGTCCTAATCTCAAGTCTTCGTTTCTATTCGACGCGATAATGAGTGTTATAGCAGTCGCCATAACAGTTAGGACAATCCAAAGTCACAGTTTCCCAACTTCCCCTGCTCCTCCTGCTCACCTTCGCCAATGTCCTAATACTTCTGGCTATTGCTGTACTTTACCTTGTAATGGGTAGCGCGCGATCGCGCGACGCTTTCAAATCGTAATTCTTCGCTCTAAATCCCGAACTTTGAACGACGCGCATTGCACTGACTTTAGTATTTTTTGTCAGAATTCGCGGTTGCAACAAACTTTTGAGTAGCAATCCAAAGAGTCGGAATTCTCCCGGTGTTTCCTGGCGAATCCACTGTCCTGGATGACAGAATAACATTTCAATCAAACATCGTTGCTGTTCTAGGGTAACTTCCTTGAAGGCAATTTGTAGGGTGCAATTGTCGATGTGGGTTGAAATTCCGTGTAATTTTAGGTTTTCTGGAATAATTTCTAAAATAATGGCGGTTCCATTTTGGGGGATTTTGGGCAAGTTTGTGGCACTCAATTTGACCGTTGCACCTGTTTCAGAGATGGTTTGAATGGTTCCGAAATAGGTGTGTTTGCCTGCGCATAACGTTACCTCGCGATGCAACTCGAACCAAGCGGATGAATCGGTTTGGGGAATGTCAATTAAACTCAGAAGCGCGATCGTTAGGGTTAGAATATTATACGCGCTCCAGGCTACACCAATTAACAGCCAGTCGGTAGATTGCCAATCGAATTGGAATAAACTCCATCCCACTCCCACAATTGTTCCCAACAACACCACAATTAAGGGAAAAGCCAACATCCAGTTTAGGGAAAATTTATCCGATGTAATGCCTTTAGGAGTGACTTTAAACCCTTGAGAAAAGGGATCGAGCATTGTTTGAATAATGGTTAACGAGACGGGAAAACATTGGATGACTGCATATATATCAGAAATCAATGCAGAACGAGAACGATGATTGAGCCAAGAAAAGGTTGAAAGTTGAACTAGATAGTAGGGAAGGAAGAAGTATAACCATCCGGAAAGGGTCATTTTAATTGGAATTACATCTAGAAAATAATAGGCGAAGGGGATGAGGAGAAAGCCCACTCGACATAGAGAGGTAAACCATTGCAAAATGCCTTCAAAGTGTGCGATTTTTTGCCGCAAACTCAAGCCTGGAAGCGTTAACGGATTGGCATCGACAAAAAAAGCTTGTAATGTTCCGCGAGTCCAACGCTGTCGCTGCGCAATATGACCTGCTAAATCTTCTGCGACTAATCCAGCACTTAGGTTTTCATCTAAATAAATTACATCATAACTGCGATCGGATAAACGAATTC includes:
- a CDS encoding superoxide dismutase, with product MSYELPSLPYAYDALDPHISKQTLEFHHDKHHASYVKKYNDAVEGTDMASKSIEEVIKATADNPDKSGIFNNAAQAWNHTFYWNSMKPKGGGTPTGALADKINSDFGSFDKFVEAFKKAGSSQFGSGWAWLVLDGGTLKVTKTLNAGNPITSGQTPLLTMDVWEHAYYLDYQNKRPDYIDSYINNLVNWDFAAQNLSAA
- a CDS encoding TIGR00725 family protein; this encodes MRKIIIGVMGPGDSATTADLENAYALGQRIATKGWVLLTGGRSAGVMEAVSQGAKAAGGLTIGILPSADTEGISEAVDIAILSDLGNARNNINVLSSHVVIACGMGLGTASEVALALKNSKSVILLSDDKESQNFFRNLAPNQVYFATNPEIAIQEVAQILDAEISELNQR
- a CDS encoding glycosyltransferase family 2 protein; translation: MRTATVVVLALTGFFCAFAIAWLLDLFCLAHFFKEIHYGQTNLPLWLNALISPGQSPWLIIISLLIGVKILKIVSPYPNFWSRFVVVTTLLTLAVRYLLWRSFTTLNLANSLDGIFSISLFIMEVFVIFNYIIQLFLMLREKNRSKEATRYSIAVNSGEFYPSVDILIPTYNEPDFILRRTIIGCQSIEYKNKKIYVLDDGKRSEIKELTRELGCGYITRPNNKHAKAGNLNNGIARTNGEIIVCFDADFVPTKNFLERTLGFFINAKMGLIQTHQYFYNTDLISRNLGIEEHLTHEVEMFSRHYQLLRDGAESSLCYGSSFLVRRSALEEIGGFVTETLSEDYFTGIRLSDRSYDVIYLDENLSAGLVAEDLAGHIAQRQRWTRGTLQAFFVDANPLTLPGLSLRQKIAHFEGILQWFTSLCRVGFLLIPFAYYFLDVIPIKMTLSGWLYFFLPYYLVQLSTFSWLNHRSRSALISDIYAVIQCFPVSLTIIQTMLDPFSQGFKVTPKGITSDKFSLNWMLAFPLIVVLLGTIVGVGWSLFQFDWQSTDWLLIGVAWSAYNILTLTIALLSLIDIPQTDSSAWFELHREVTLCAGKHTYFGTIQTISETGATVKLSATNLPKIPQNGTAIILEIIPENLKLHGISTHIDNCTLQIAFKEVTLEQQRCLIEMLFCHPGQWIRQETPGEFRLFGLLLKSLLQPRILTKNTKVSAMRVVQSSGFRAKNYDLKASRDRALPITR
- a CDS encoding 4-hydroxybenzoate solanesyltransferase, with amino-acid sequence MVAQSPQQPKPIALTILQLLRWDKPAGRLILLIPALWSVVLAAGGKPPIPLVGVIILGTLATSAAGCVINDLWDRDIDPEVERTKNRPLASRTLSVATGIIVALLALICAAVVSLYLNPLSFGLCVAAVPVIVGYPLAKRVFPVPQLVLSIAWGFAVLISWTAVTATLTPETWLLWGAVVLWTLGFDTVYAMSDREDDRRIGINSSALFFGNFAPTAVGLFFTLTAGLFATLAVRMHLSAYFWISWVIAVGGWLWQSIQLRREDIPQTLYGQIFRQNVWIGFILLVGTILGTLI
- a CDS encoding TrmH family RNA methyltransferase; its protein translation is MEKTEKQKSSVRQRANEIKEYRCKNLIAVIEEPRDIKNIGTIIRNVNALGVEKAYIVDPRKALPDDWQEMREKKSLSKTSVSAIKWSFVKRFDSTEACIEHLERNNFVSIVTSPHIKGRNNVVLDEADYTIYTKLAVWFGNEARGVSDLAVEHSEMCVSIPMFGMIESLNLGTTSGIVLYEVTKQRREYQRKYRWRNNRGLKIDA
- a CDS encoding DsbA family protein, whose amino-acid sequence is MNNLLFWFKSRFVRFVIVGICITLISFFSIPPAFASRIDDMQLEAKVLRIIQEHPEAILESVQAYQQRQREEQQQQQQAFLQQMKANPRGAIGTSPTKGAAAQNIVLLVFSDFQCPYCAQAYKTLKQFAAKHQDRVTLTYKHLPLTNIHSQALPAAFSAWAAGQQGQFWAFHDALFEHQETLGEALYQSTAKSLKLDMEQFERDRNSNAASEAIRQDIEMAQALGANGTPFLVMNGEVILGAVEIPQLEDILAKVSPARE
- the sodX gene encoding nickel-type superoxide dismutase maturation protease, which codes for MATAITLIIASNRNEDLRLGQILMAEELNQSNIRELLLWLLRRRRRFRVIGNSMLPLLNPGDEILVNLNAYRQKSPSPGDIVVAQHPLQSNVRLIKRVAVVLENGNYFLKGDNPEESTDSRTFGSIAPEQIFGRVTSRFF
- a CDS encoding histidine phosphatase family protein; the encoded protein is MSKKSKIIELFLTVGIVVGLGACNNEVATDEVSPANAEEISAEGGEGGEGEEYSEGEQANADFKDKLAGEELLSALQQGGHVIYFRHAQTERDYADQVKADVNNCSTQRVLSEIGWQQAKTIGEAFQGKEIPVGKVISSEYCRAWQTADLAFDQYEKNSDLNFLPFEDYTDEQVAQMKENVTPLLIEQPESGENTVIVGHDDIFESATGIYPDPQGMAYVLKPDGSGNFELIANMLPDEWSKL